A stretch of the Serratia marcescens genome encodes the following:
- a CDS encoding DUF986 family protein, protein MSLTDAVLMLFIALLLLYSLYDEFGMDLLKGKTRLKVPLKRRNRLDSLIFVGLIVILIYRNVTDSGAVLTTYLLISLALLAIYVSYIRTPKMVFKTHGFFFANVFVEYNRIKAMNLSEDGILAVDLEQRRLLVQVTHLDDLERIYHFFIYNQ, encoded by the coding sequence ATGTCACTGACCGACGCCGTACTGATGCTGTTTATCGCCCTGCTGTTGCTGTATTCGCTGTACGACGAATTCGGCATGGATCTGCTGAAAGGCAAAACGCGGCTCAAAGTGCCGCTCAAACGCCGTAACCGCCTCGACAGCCTGATTTTCGTCGGCCTGATCGTCATTCTGATTTACCGCAATGTCACCGACAGTGGTGCGGTATTAACCACCTATCTGCTTATTTCTTTGGCGCTGCTCGCTATCTATGTTTCTTATATTCGCACGCCCAAGATGGTGTTTAAAACACACGGATTTTTCTTCGCCAATGTGTTTGTCGAATATAACCGTATTAAAGCCATGAATTTATCGGAGGATGGCATTCTGGCCGTCGACCTGGAACAGCGCCGGCTGTTGGTTCAGGTGACTCACCTGGACGACCTGGAGAGGATTTACCACTTTTTCATTTATAATCAATAA